TCACCTCGCCGATCTGCGTCACCGCCTGATTGACCTGCTCGATGGCCTGCGACTGCTCGCGCGAGGCCTGACTGATCTCGCCCATGATGTCGCGCACCTGGCCCACGCGTTCGACGATCCCCTGCATCGTCGCGCTCGCCTCGCCGGCGATCCGCGCGCCGCCCTCGACGGTGCCCGTCGATTCGGCCACCAGCGCCTCGATCTCCTTGACCGAGGCGGCGCTGCGCTGGGCGAGCGCGCGCACCTCGCTCGCCACCACCGCGAAGCCGCGGCCCTGCTCGCCGGCACGCGCCGCTTCCACGGCCGCGTTCAGCGCGAGGATGTTGGTCTGGAACGCGATGCTCTCGATCACGCTGGTGATGTCGGCGATGCGGCGCGCGGAGCGGCCGATCTCGTCCATCGTCGAGACCACGCGCTGCACCGCGCGGCCGCCTTCGAGCGCGGCCTCCGAGGCGCCGGACACGAGCTGGTTGGCCTGGATCGCGTTGTCGGCGTTCTGCTGCACGTTCGAGGTGAGCTGTTCCATGCTCGCGGCCGTACGTTCGAGGTTGCCGGCCTGGCTCGCGATGCGCGTGGCGATGTCGCCGCTGTCGCTGGCGATCTGGCCGGTGCGCTCGGACATCGCGGCGGCCCCTTCGCGCACCTGCGCGACGATCCGCGCGAGCCCGTCGCCGATGCCGTCGACGGCGCGGATCAGGCGGCCGATCTCGTCGTCGCGCGCCGGCTTGCCGGCACCGATACGCACGCTCAGGTCACCCGCGGCCAGCCGTTCGGAGGCCTTCGCGGCCTCGTCGAGCGGGCGGCTCACGAGCCGCCGCACCGCCAGCACGAACAACACGCCGAACGCCACCACCAGCGCCATCCCGACCAGCAGGAAGCGGTCGCGCGTGGCCTTCACGTCGGCCATCACCTCGTCGCGCGGCGCCACGCCGCCCACCAGCCAGTGCCACTCGGGCACGTAGCTGAACGACACGTACTTGTCGCTGGCCGCGCTCTCGCCGAGCGCCGCATCGACCGAGCGGTACTCGAGCCTGCCCTGCTTCATCTCCAGCATCCGGCCGTAGGGCGCGCTCGCCTCGTCGGCCGGCTTGCCGACGCTCACCGGATGCACGATGAAACTGCCTCGGCCCGGGCCGTCCGACGCGTCCATCGCGAAGAAATAGCCGTGCTCGCCGATCTTCAGTTGCCGGATGTCGGCCTCGATCGCGCCGATCTCGGCGCCCACGTCGACCCCGACGAACAGCGCGCCGATCACGCGCCCGCTCGCGTCGGCAAGCGGCTTGTACTGCGTGATGTAACGTTTGCCGAACAGCGCGGCCAGGCCCGTGTAGGTGCGCCCGGCCAGCACCGGTTGGTAGGCCGGACCCTTGCGGTCGAGCAGCGTGCCGATCGCGCGCGAGCCGTCGCCCTTCTTCAGCGAGGTGGTCACGCGCACGAAGTCGTCGCCGCTGCGCGCGAACACGGTGGCGATCGCGCCGGTGCGCGCGAGAAACTCGTCGGGGATCGAGAAATCCATGTCGAGCACGCGGTCGCCGGCCTTCAGCGTCGGCGCCGGGGTGCCCTGGATGTCCACCTTCTGCGTCTCGTCGAGCGCCACGCTGGCCGACAGCAGGCTCTGGAA
The genomic region above belongs to Burkholderia plantarii and contains:
- a CDS encoding methyl-accepting chemotaxis protein, which produces MDFSPLRRAGIGVRLAVLSCLLFALSLAVFALALTRSAGQQVTGQVLMRIDEKDKSIAETIALLDKALTAEVGRSMTQFQSLLSASVALDETQKVDIQGTPAPTLKAGDRVLDMDFSIPDEFLARTGAIATVFARSGDDFVRVTTSLKKGDGSRAIGTLLDRKGPAYQPVLAGRTYTGLAALFGKRYITQYKPLADASGRVIGALFVGVDVGAEIGAIEADIRQLKIGEHGYFFAMDASDGPGRGSFIVHPVSVGKPADEASAPYGRMLEMKQGRLEYRSVDAALGESAASDKYVSFSYVPEWHWLVGGVAPRDEVMADVKATRDRFLLVGMALVVAFGVLFVLAVRRLVSRPLDEAAKASERLAAGDLSVRIGAGKPARDDEIGRLIRAVDGIGDGLARIVAQVREGAAAMSERTGQIASDSGDIATRIASQAGNLERTAASMEQLTSNVQQNADNAIQANQLVSGASEAALEGGRAVQRVVSTMDEIGRSARRIADITSVIESIAFQTNILALNAAVEAARAGEQGRGFAVVASEVRALAQRSAASVKEIEALVAESTGTVEGGARIAGEASATMQGIVERVGQVRDIMGEISQASREQSQAIEQVNQAVTQIGEVTQQNAQVVDEAQRQAVTLRDEAGRLADAVRVFRLR